A window of Bos indicus x Bos taurus breed Angus x Brahman F1 hybrid chromosome 20, Bos_hybrid_MaternalHap_v2.0, whole genome shotgun sequence genomic DNA:
cagacaCTAAACAGGCTTCACCCCCTCTAAAATATTCTATTACTGATGTCTCAGGTAGGCTGCTAAATAGGTAGCCTTACCTTGTAGTTGAATATAGTATTAGGATGTTGAATTTATGTTGATTGTTCAACTGAAAACTAACTCCTGATCCAATACCTAAAGGAGAAAATTACagttatcaaaacaaaaaataaagatagcaAAAGATGACAGTGCAAAAATTACTTAGtataaaaagaacaacaaaaaactatGACAAGTTATATATAGCTTTGGAATAAAATGtttatgttaaagaaaagatgcTATATGCAATTTTCATTCACAAAATAGTAAATCATGGATACAGAATAAAAAACTCCTAGGCTttaacattgctttttttttttttttaccatcatcactatcattaTTAACTTTATTATCAACCTGTCCGTAGCAGCTGCATAATAACAACTACTTCTACTTATCCTCAAGTCTGActtagtttcactttttttttgtttctcattaGTCTCACACTCCATGTATACATTCAACCAAATGGGTTTTTCCCCTGCACTctgaaaaggcatttttaaattcATGGTGTCTTAGAAAATTGAAGAAATACGGAAAACACTGAAATTTGGAATTAGATTTGAGCTAGAATTTGTCACATATACTCATGTTTCTGTGAGCCTTGGTTTTGACactgaaatacagaaataatacacattttttaGGGTTATTGTAAGCATTAAATAAGATCACATACATAACTGGTAAGTAACAGGTGCTAAATAttacttattatattttatatctaaatCATTCAACACTATTATTTGTCCTTCTTTCTTAACTCCTTCCCTCCTTTGTGTTAACACTTAGGGGTTgattctcctcttgcctcctgcAAAGATCCTTCTACTCCTTTTTGGCTTTGTGTCTTTTTGCTATATATTAATAAACATCCTTTTAGATCTGTCTACTCCTCTCCATTCCCACCCCACAGCTTTAATTTAGATATCATCATCTCTCACTTGAACTTCTGTAATCATTTCTAACTATGCTCCTAATCCACTTCTGTTCCCTACTATCCAATCTTCTGACAGCAGCTGGAGAGattgctttaaaatgtctttaattaTGTCTCTTCTCTTCAAAGCTGCTGCTCTTcagataaataaaactttaacatAATATGGCCTCTACTTACCTcattgtgttgtgcttagtcgctcagttgtgtccaactctttgcgaccccatggactgtagcccaccaggctcctcagtccatggggattctccaggcaagaatacttgagtgggttgccatgcccttctccaggggatcttccagacccagggattgaacccaggtctcctgcattgcaggtgattctttgccatctgagccaccagggaagcccaagaacaacTCCATCTTTCATATCCTTAATCCCTGCATTATAACCAATCTAGACATTTAAAGAAGCCATGCCATACTATCTTACATCACCATTTCAGGCAACACATTATATAGAGATCCTAGCGGGGTCTGTAAGCATTTCAGGTAAAGCGGCCCTAGTCTTCCACCACCAGGGGACTTCCCAAAGATATCATAACAACATTCTAccatgttgggaaagatggaagtcaggaggagaaggggacaacagaggacgagatggttggatggtgtcactgactcaatggatatgcattttgagcaagctccagcagatggtgaaggaagcctggcatgctatagtccatgggatcacaaagaattggacacaactgagtaactgaacaacaaccatgtCTCTGATCTTTGTTTTCATCAGTTTAACTTCCAGAAACTACCTTCTCAACGCATCTAACCTCAGTCCAATAAGATTTGCATGCTGTTTTGCCCCACCTTGCCAATGACTCATCCCTTTACCCTTCCCTGACCTTGCAGGATCTGAAGCAGTTAGACTGGCAATTTCAAACAATCACAATTACTCTGCAGAATGAAATGGCTATTTCATAATCAGCCAATTTCCCCATATCCCCAACCTCTAATTGAAATGGGATCCTTCCACCTCATGACCCGACCAGAAACTGGCCTGTGCCTAGGTGCTGCTTCTCTTGCAGTGGGCTTCCAGTAACTAAACTGCTTATTCTATCACATCTCAGGGTACAGAGATAAGTGTTCTCTTTACTTCTCAATGCCACGTCTTAAACCATTACTCACCAACCCTCTTGAAAAAACTCCACCTCTTTGAGACACACACCATTTAGCTCTAATACCATCTTCCCATCCTTAACCTGGTCACTTATGAATCTACTTTTGATAATCCCTTTCTCCAAACATTCACTGAAGACTATATGACCTGGCtcacaattttctttattttcagaaacttCCAAGTTCACATGGACTTCATATGATTCCCAAATCTTCACTTCTAGCCCAGGTCTTTCTTTTGACACATGAATGCATAAAGTATTCcataaaatcattcatttattcatcaaatacGTATTGAATGTCTACTATGTGCCTAGCACTACAGATACAACTAAGAATAAAGCTGacaagagagacttccctggtggtccagtggttgagaatccatctgccaatgcaagggatacGGTCCAGAATGATCGCACATGTCGCAGAGCAAccaagtctgtgcaccacaactactgagcctgcaagcCGCAACGACTGAGCTTGAATGCTGCAACTATTGACGCCTGCAtacctaaagcccatgctctgcaacaagagaagccaccaaaatgagaaactgagcactgtaatgaagagtagccccagctcgccacaactagaaaaagcccacatgcagcagcaaagacccagtgcagccaaaaacagtttaaaaaacaaaaacaaaaaaacctcttaaaaaaaaaggctgagatGTCTCGTCTAATGGGACTCACATTCAAATGGCTAGCTTATAGCAGGCATCTCTGATCTCTGCTTGTATAAAAAGTTTCTCTTCCTACTCCTGTGTTTCTTTAACCTAAAGAATGACACCATCATCCAATATGAAAATAAGACCCAGAAACTAGGAATTATTCTTATTACTGCTGATACACATTGAGTCAATTCCATATCCttcatattttatcacaatattatagtggtttctTAATGGGTATTCACGCCTTTGGAGCCCATTCTAATCAGTTCTCCACTCAGGAGCCAGAGTGATCTATCTAAAATGCCATTTTGATCATCTTACTTTTCTGCTTCAAATCCTTCAATATAATGCTTAAGTCTGACATATAAGCATCTTCTCACTTGGCCCCACTCCAGACACACAGAGCTACTTCAAGTGTGTCATGCACACCCAAAACTTTGAGAATTTAGAGATGCAGTTCTCACTGCTTAGAATATTTTACCCTTTTTTTGATGGCTTACCCCTGCTTATCAAAATGACTCATATAAGGCATCATGTTCAATGCAGAGCCTTCTATGACCCTTAACTTTCTACAAAGAAGCTCATTACACCATATTCTAATCATCTGTATACATGTCTCTGCCCTCACCTAGACTAACCACCTTTCAGGGCAAAGAGGAGATTTTTGATGTTGTCTGTTTTAAATCACTGCATCTTTAGTATCTAATAGGTAccctcaacaaatgaaaaagtaaagcAGAAGCTAGACCACTATTACACATGTTTATTATAAATCCTACTTACCAAATTAACTACATGGTTGTTGTTCCTGTtgtttttcatagaaataaaggTAAGGTGACAATTTAGCTCTTTTTGGAAATTCCAAGACATATCAAAATACTTTGAATATAGTAGATGCTGAACGGTTTTTACtgtaacattcttttaaaatatggtacAACATTTTAACAACATACAATTTGCTTTCACATAATCTCATATTTTAGACTAAGTAAGAGAAAGCTTACCTcttataaaaaagtaaattaattcttTCCGTCCATAGAGACGTGAGGGCTCCCATCCATCAAATTAGTACATTTCATTACATCAAagagttaaataatttaaaaaactaatttttttctatgtaattACTAGAGTCAAGCTCAAAGTGTTTGACTTATTATGAATTGTACATTAACATGAAAATTACCATCAATCTGCCTCTGAGGCAAACCAGCTGTTGGGCAAAGTTCCTCAGAAGACATCAAACTCAACACCAAAGATGTATTTAGTTCTTCCAAACCTGGTCCAAACATGGCAAATCGTGGTTCATTCTGAATGATCAATGAGTGTAAAAATGAGGTGACAGCTCCATACATAGGACGGCTAGATTTTGAGGATCTTCTTGTATGTGGACAGCACATTTTATAGCTGTATAAAATTGTCACAATTAGATAATTAACACAAATACTTagccatttattcactcaacaataTATAATGCATCGAAAACTTGCTAGACAAAAGGGATACAACGGTTACCGTCCTAATCCTCATGGAGGGCAGTGGAGGACAGatactattatattaataatacatatGTCAAGTGCTATGACAGAAAAAGCACAAGGTGCTATGGTAGTAGTAGTGGTTAAGTAACTGAGGAAGTCTTCTCCAGGAAGTGgttactttctattttttcatttagatTCTCTCATGAAACACTTGGTCTAACATGTGTTTTAATGGTTAAAATTCATTACAttgagcagtgattctcaacctgGGGAGATTTTGCACCCCCTGGGAATATCTGCtgatgtctggagacatttttgttaTTACAACTACAGGGGGAGTAGGGCAGTGCTACTAACATCTAGCAGATCCTGGGATGCTATTAAACATGCTACAATGCACACACAAGACAGTTCCCATAACACCCGGtgcaaaatgtcaatagtgccaagACTGAGAAACCCTGCACTAAACTACATAGATAGCATAAAAATGTCCTtagaggtaaaaaagaaaaaaattactaaaagctACCAATATAACTGAATTTCTTAGAGTACTTCCATTAACACTAGCAGTTCAATAAGTACTTATTACAGCTTACCCAGCAAACTAAGAATCATGTGAAAGAAACAGCTTTTTCAATAGCCATAAATTTCTAAACAAGTGATTCAACATGtcatcaaaaattaaaacagagttGCTCATATCTAAATAAAGCCCTTTAAATCAAGCTGGCTTTAAATCAAGCCCTTTAAAACAATCACTAACTTTATAAGAAAATCATCTTTACTTAGGAATCTTGtaatttaagaaggaaaaaaaaaaaagtcaacgtTGCAGCTAGGTAGATTTGGCCAAACCTCACCACTTTAATTAGTCATATAAGCCACTTATAgtctgaacttcagttttttaaatttgcattattTGAGCAATAACAATCAACTCTAGATAACAAGAATCAGAAATAATTTATATGCTCACAAATGGTCATGTTGTTTGCTACTAAATCGTTTctctccaaccccatggactgcagcacgccaggctcccctgtccttgactatctcccagagtttgctcagattcatatccattgagtcagatcACAAATGTTCATTACTATGATTATTACTATCCCTATGAAAACATGGTTCCACAGCACCACAGATACACCTGATGTCTCGGCTGGCTGTGGGACAATGTGGAAGTAACCAGCAAGTGAGACTACAGTGCtatgctgtttagtcactaagtcatgtctgacttttgagtacccgtggactatagccttccaggcttctctgtccatgggattttccaggcaagaatactggagtgggttgccattttctcctccagggcatcttgctgacccaggaattgaacccacatctcccgcactgcaggattcttaaccactgagccatcactAGTTAAAATTATACACATGCACATTTTAGTCAACGAGTCTCACAAGACTTGATGTAATGGCATCTGTATTGGAATAAGGATTCTAAATAACTTAaactatggggggaaaaaaaaccatatGTATTAAGTCTAGCACAGGAAAACAATCCTCACCTAAAgcacaaatattctttttttttaaggtgctaTCTTCTgtcacagactttttttttttttttggctttacagTAGGTCCTGAATGATGTTATTTAACCAAACCCCCAATTCTTACAAAAGGACCCTTAGACCTAAAATTCATGCTACAAATTTGTAGGACCAAGACTAACTTAGGCTACTGACTTGCTATAATCAaattaatatcttctttttagTTCATAAAACTAGATACTTACACTGCCATGTAGTCAAAAAATGAACCATTGGTGACCTCAGATATAGGCTTTTTTAAGATTTCTAGATCTGGAAGAGACTTCCAGTCAACAGAAGACCAAGAAGGAAGATCCCGCAACAGAAAATATCTCCACAGAATTGGATCTCGGACAGTTTCATTCCAATAACGACTTGTACTTCCCAACTGACATAGATCATGAGgtgaaagaaatgacaaaatataTAGCTGTACATCAATCTGAAACAGAGGGAAGCAGCAGGTAGGTAAAGGGGATGAATAATTTACCTTGGCAGATaggtttttttgaaaaataaattacaaattaatAATTATACTGGGAAAGGTCAACTGAACAATCTATCGTTTTAATAATTAAATCTATCACAATAAATTACAAAATTAACAAACAATTTTTATACTAAATAGCAAAAGATCAACTTAACAGTCATTATCTTTACTAATGAAATTTACCATGCTGAAGTTAATTTCCTGCCTCAGGGCAGAATCATAATGAACACTTCATTTTGACACACTGAAACATTCCTGAAAAACCACCCATTGTTCTGgtatttttcaaacaaaataatcagtttatttaatttctcctaATGAATATTCTACCACATTATTTGCATTAAATTacttaatgaaataatttattcttcaaaataaaatcttttcaagTGAACAAACTTCTGATTTTATCATTAGATCAAATCAAAGAGTATATCTGTCACCTGTGTTTTTCTGTAAAAAATCTGTTATCTCTGCAAGGAGAACCATGGATGAAATTTAAGCCTGCAGTTTTCAATTTCTGATGTACCTCAGAGGGAAGTGACAACAGTCCAGCTAAGATacagaattttaatttctaagataTTCTTCTCTCGCCGTGTTCCCATCTTCCTAAACAGTTTAACAAAGAATGAGATGTGTAATTCTCAAGGCCTGCTGTAACTTGAGGCCCTTGTAACTTAGTTATTTGATTTCACTTGTCGGTTTTGTTATTTGAAATACACGGTAAGAAAACAGCCGCAAAACCCTCAGAGTGTGTTTTGATACGTGAAGCCTAGGATGAAAGATGCTGAGAACACAGACGTTGAATGCTGTCCATGTTTCCAAGAATGTCTGGAATGGTCTCAGCATTTCCTCAACAGGATGTTCAGGGTGTCCCAGTCCCCAGACTCGTTTTGGGGGGAGAAAACCTGAGGATGACCTGGCAGGTTACCAGGGCGCTCCTTGCAGGTGAGTTTCGCAGCAACCTTGGGTCCGGCTGCCAGGCACCAAGCGTCAACGCTAAGGCGTCTCTTTTCAACTGCTGCCCCACAGGTGGCGACAGTGCCCGTAAAGCTGCACGGACCGGGCCAGACATAGGCTGGGCCCAGCGGGCTACCCTCTCCCCGGCCCCCCAAGAGGCCGCCCCAGCGAGCGCCCCTCCCTCGGTTCCTCGCGGGCGGCGACTGATGCTCACCGGCAGCCGCGTCAGAGAACTGGCCTCCTCGTCCACCTCCTCTGCGGAGGCCCTCGGAGCCGCCCTCTCCTTGCCAACCGACTGCCAGAAGTTCCTCCAGCCGCTGAGGAAGGCCGCCTCCAGGCGGCCCCAGTCGCTGTGAGGAGGCTGAGGAGAGCTCCCTCGGCTGCCAGGGTCGCTTCCCGCCATGGCTGCCTACGCCTCTCCGGACGCGCCGCACGGTGACGCGGCACAGCCGcgccccgcctcctcccccttcccttcccttcttcctccccgccccgctccctgcgttccccccaacccccagccctcCTACCCCGGTCCCACCGCAGACGAAGAAACCTTCAGAGCCGGGGAGAGAGATGGCCCAATTGAGCGTGGTTCGCAGCGGAGCTTGAAGCTCCCACCAGAAATCACTGCGCCCCTCACTTAAGGCCTCAACCTCAGGCGCGCTGACCTCACCCATTGATTTAAGAGCTCTCGCCCTTTGCCCCTCTGTAACTGCGTTACTTCACCCAAGGCCGTCCCTCTCTGTGTGGaactcatttcttttcctctttgcctGGGTCTGGGCGACTCTTATGCAATAGATGGCCCTCTTCCACTATTTGGTGCTTaatgcctgatgctgggaaagagtgaaggcaggaggagaagacagaggatgaagatggttggatggcatcaccaactgatggacatgagtttgaccaagttcctggagttggtgatggacagggaagcctggtgtacagtagtccattggatcacaaagagtcggacagggctgagccactgaactgaaacagaaacCTGGTTTAACTCACTGTCAACCTGCAGTTTCCAGGACATGCAGCTACCCATTCTCTTCGTGAAAATAATCAACTATGGAGGTTTATAAATTTCAGAATCAGCCTCTGCCCACCATTCTCTTATCTCAGTTGTTAAAACATTCTCATGTATTACCCAAATCACCCATATAAAAAATCCTTTTTTGTTGCaaactttttaaagtattgatttataatgtgttaatttctggtgtgcagcaaagtgattcagttatatgtatatacaataaactgtgggaaattctgaaagagatgggaataccagaccacctgacctgcctcttgagaaatctgtatgcaggtcaggaagcaacagttagaactggacatggaacaacagactggttccaaacagggaaaggagtacatcaaggctgtatattgtcaccctgcttatttaacttctatgcagggtacatcatgagaaacgctggactggaagaaacaagctggaatcaagattgctgggagaaatatcaataacctcagatatgcagatgacaccactcttatggcagaaagtgaagaggaactcaaaagcctcttgatgaaagtgaaagtggagagtgaaaaagttggcttaaagcttaacattcagaaaacaaagatcatggtatctggtcccatcacttcatgggaaatagatggggaaacggtggaaacactgtcagactttattttggggggctccaaaatcactgcagatggtgactgcagccatgaaattaaaagatgtttactccttggaaggaaagttatgaccaacctagatagcatattcaaaagcagagatgttactttgccaacaaaggtccatctagtcaaggctatggtttttccaatggtcatgtatggatgtgagagttggactgtgaagaaggctaagcgcctaagaattgatgcttttgaactgtggtgttggagaagactcttgagagtcccttggactgcaaggagatccaaccagtccattctgaaggagatcagccctgggatttcttggaaggaatgatgctaaagctgaaactccagtactttggccacctcatgccaagagttgactcactggaaaagactctgatgctgggagggattggggaaggaggagaaggggacgacagaggatgagatggctggatggcatcactgactcgatggtcgtaagtctgagtgaactccgggagctggtgatggacagggagacctggcgtgctgcgattcatggggtcgcaaagagtcggacaggactgagcaactgaactgaactgatacttttttatattcttttctgctacAGTTTAACACaggctattgaatatagttccctgtgctattcagtaggatcttgttgtttatccattctatatataatagtttgcttctGCTAAGCCAGAACTCCCCCTtcatccctcccccactcccttccccttcctACCTGTTTAGTCTGTGGTCTATCTCTGTGAGTCCCTTTTGAAGATATGTTCACTTGTGTCATGTTTTAgtttccacacataagtgatatggtatttgtctttctctgacttcactatGTTTACTCTATGTCCagtcatgttgctgcaaatggcattattttcttttctatgattcagtaatattccattgtatgtgtatataccacatctttctccattcatctgtccatggacattcagttgcttccatgtcatggctagtgtgaatactgctgctatgaacatggggtacatgtattttttgaattatagttttgtccagatatgtgcccaagagtgggaaattaatcccatttttaaaataaccttcaAAAATAGAAGAGGATCAGCAACTTCACAAAAACATTTAAGCCTGTAAGGATCATGATAAGCTACAGGAAACATAGATAagtttgtgtgtatttatacaaataattaaatatataatatgtttaaCATAATATTCATCTCTATCTCTATCTCTATCCGTATTTATATTCTACATAGCAGAGTGCGATAATGCTTAATAATGGACACAGTGCTTACGAGCTTGTATTTACACTTCAAAAGTAAATTATCTGGGGATCTAAATGTCAAATAACAGAAATCCAATAAAGCCCCAGAGGTTCTGTGAGATCTGAATATTAAGTTTCATCATTTATCTTGCATGCCATTGCTAGAAGCCAATAACCAATCCAATTTCAGGCTTAGTTCTGCAAGGGAttccagacaagaaaaagaaccaTAAATTAATTGGCACTTCTCTTACCTCTCTAGGAATAACACAAATAAATCAGTTTAAGTATGAAGTACTAAAATGGTTCTGAACTCTTACAAAATGACttcccagggaagcctcaaagtaagtcattcttcttttctgatatCAAACTGATTAATGGTTTCAAAAGTCTGATCCATTTGTAACTGAATGCTCCATAAACTTCTCACTTCAAAGGATTTAGCAGTTATCAATGTTATTTGTTTACAGTTGAAAAATGTTGCTATTCCAATTTTATAATTCCTTTTATtagataattaaagaaaaattatcccTAATCAACCCATTTGAATACCCTCCCCAAGACTGGAATTGGCTTTATCTCCAAGGAGCCCTACTTCATTTTAATGGGAAATGGTATTTGGACATTATTTAGTGGTCTTCATATACATAAAGGGATGAGTTATTACTCCCTATTCAAATTTAGAACTATAAAATTTTTACCTTAATTTCATGTCTCTTCTCTTACACTGAAAATTCTAATTACATACATTTCAATTTTCATACTTAATAACAACGTAAGTATCAAGGAGGTTGATTTCTTTCCAGTTCTTTTTGCCCTTGGGATATCACACTAAGGGTGTCCAAATTACtgtttcatgtatggatgtgagagttggactgtgaagaaagctgagcgccaaagaattgatgtttttgaactgtggtgttggagaagactcttgagagtcccttggactgcaaggagatccaaccagtccattctgaaggagatcagccctgggatttccttggaaggaatgatgctaaagctgaaactccagtactttggccacctcatgccaagagttgactcactggaaaagactctgatgctgggagggattggggaaggaggagaaggggacgacagaggatgagatggctggatggcatcactgacccgatggacgtgagtctgagtaaactccaggagctggtgatggacagggaggcctgccgtgctgcgattcatggcatcacaaagagtcggacacgactgagcgactgaactgaactgaactgaaagataactGACTCcaacaggaaaggagtatgtcgtgGCTGTATAcggtcaccctgattatttaacttatacgcagagtacatcatgtgaaatgctgggctggaagaagcacaagctggaatcagtatTGCCGAGagacatcaataacctcagacatgcagatgacactacccttatggcagaaagcgaagaagaattaagagcctcttgattaaagtgaaaaagtgaaaaagttggcttaaaacttaacattcagaaaactaagatcattgcatttggtcccatcacttcatagcaaatagatggggaagcaatggaaacagtcacagactttattttggggtgctccaaaatcactgcagatggtgactgcaaccatgaaattaaaagatgcttgctccttggaagaaaagctatgaccaacctagccagcatattaaaaagcagagacattactttacacgacaaaggtccatccatctagtaaaaactatggtttttttggtagtcatgtatggatgtgagagttggcctataaagaaagctgagcaccgaagtattcatgtctttgaactgtggtgttggagaagactcttcagagtcccttggactgcaaggagatccaaccagtccaccctaaaggaaatcagtcctgaatattcattgaaaggactgatgctgaagctgaaactccaatactttggccatctggtgtgaataactgactcattggaaaagatcctgatgttggaaaagattgaaagcgggaggggaaggggatgacagaggatgaagatagttggatggcatcaccgacatgatggacacgaatttgagtaggctctgggagttggacagggaggcctggcatgctgcagtccatggggtcacagtcagacaccactgaatgactgaactgaaaggtaacTGAAAC
This region includes:
- the FBXO4 gene encoding F-box only protein 4 isoform X1, yielding MAGSDPGSRGSSPQPPHSDWGRLEAAFLSGWRNFWQSVGKERAAPRASAEEVDEEASSLTRLPIDVQLYILSFLSPHDLCQLGSTSRYWNETVRDPILWRYFLLRDLPSWSSVDWKSLPDLEILKKPISEVTNGSFFDYMAVYKMCCPHTRRSSKSSRPMYGAVTSFLHSLIIQNEPRFAMFGPGLEELNTSLVLSLMSSEELCPTAGLPQRQIDGIGSGVSFQLNNQHKFNILILYSTTRKERDRAREEHTSAVNKMFSVQNEGDDQQGSRYSVIPQIQKVCEVVDGFIYVANAEAHKRHEWQDEFSRIMAMTDPAFGSSGRPMLVLSCISQANVKRMPCFYLAHELRLNHLNHPWMVQDTEAETLTGFLNGIQWILEEVESKHAR
- the FBXO4 gene encoding F-box only protein 4 isoform X2 yields the protein MGEVSAPEVEALSEGRSDFWWELQAPLRTTLNWAISLPGSEGFFVCGGTGIDVQLYILSFLSPHDLCQLGSTSRYWNETVRDPILWRYFLLRDLPSWSSVDWKSLPDLEILKKPISEVTNGSFFDYMAVYKMCCPHTRRSSKSSRPMYGAVTSFLHSLIIQNEPRFAMFGPGLEELNTSLVLSLMSSEELCPTAGLPQRQIDGIGSGVSFQLNNQHKFNILILYSTTRKERDRAREEHTSAVNKMFSVQNEGDDQQGSRYSVIPQIQKVCEVVDGFIYVANAEAHKRHEWQDEFSRIMAMTDPAFGSSGRPMLVLSCISQANVKRMPCFYLAHELRLNHLNHPWMVQDTEAETLTGFLNGIQWILEEVESKHAR